TGCTTGTTACGGATACTTTTGATCATGACGCTTTGGTGGTACATGATAATCAAATAGCGTATAAAGATGTAACTGCTAATCAAATTATATTTGCTGAAGGTTTTGGAATAAAACAAAATCCTTATTTTAAAGATTTACCATTGGGCGGTACTAAAGGCCAATTGCTAACTATTCATGCACCCGACTTAAAACTCGACTATGTTTTAAAGTCAAGTGTCTTTGTTATTCCGCTAGGACAAGACACCTACAGAGTAGGATCTACTTACGAACAGAAGGACAAAACTAACACGATAACGCCAGAAGCAAGAGAAATGCTTTTAGATAAGCTCAAAACGTTTATAAAATGTGATTTTGAAGTACTTAGTCAAGTTGCAGGAGTTAGACCAACAGTAAAGGATAGAAAACCTTTAGTTGGTAGGCATCCAGTCGCTAACAACGTGTATTTGTTTAACGGTTTAGGGTCTAGAGGTGTTATGATTGCACCTTATATGGCAAATCAACTTTTTGACTTTATAGAGAATGAAGGCGCACTTGATAAAGAAATAGATTGTCTTCGTTTTTTTTAAGACAATTTACTTAGAGTCTAATTTTTTGTTTTTAAAAGCTAATTTTTTATCATAACTCATAAAAATATTGATCCATATATTTCTTGACAGTCTTACAATGATTGGATAAAACACGATCAATGTACATACTATTGCTATAAAGGCCACGTTTGGTGTGCTTCCTAAAAAGAAATAACTGATAACAAAAGCAGCAACAGCAAAGGCAATCCCTACGCCATAGCTAACATACATGGAGCCATAAAAAAAAGAGGGTTCAATTTTATATTTAGTGTTACAGTGAGTACAGCGCTCGTGCATACTAAAAAGTTGACTTACGTGATAAGGGTTAGTATCTGTGTACATTGATTCTTTATGACACTTTGGGCAAGCACCTGTAAATATAGAGTATAATTTAGAGCCTTTTTTAAACATAATAATTGTGTACTTTTGCAATTCAAAAAAAAGAGTATTGAAGTTTAGACTTCTAATACAAATTTAAGTTTTATTCTTTCAATTTTAAGTAACATAAGTCACAATTCATGCTAAATATTCATAATTTATCAATTTCATTTCAAGGAGAGTACCTTTTTGAAGATATCACATTCAAATTAGGAAATGGGGATAGAGTAGGGCTTATCGGTAAAAATGGAGCTGGTAAATCTACCATGCTTAAAATTTTGTCTAAAGAATTAGAACCTGATTCTGGACAAATAGCAGCGGATAAAACTCTGAAAATTGGATTTTTAAAACAAGATATTGATTTTATTTTAGGACGAACGGTACTTGAAGAATCGTATCAGGCCTTTACGGAAATTAAAGAAATAGAAGGTAAGATTGAGTATATCAATACGCAATTAGCGGAACGTACAGATTACGAAAGTGAAGCGTATCACGATTTGATGGTCGAGTTAAGTGATATTCAACACCAGTACGAAATCCTTGGAGGGTATAATTACCAAGGTGAAACTGAAAAAATACTTCAAGGTTTAGGTTTTAAACGTGAAGATTTTGAAAAGTTAACAGATACCTTTTCTGGTGGATGGCGTATGCGTATTGAGTTAGCGAAGTTATTATTGCAAAATAATGATGTACTACTTTTGGATGAGCCAACAAACCACTTGGATATAGAATCTATTATCTGGTTAGAAGGCTTTTTACGAAATTATGCTGGAGCTGTAGCAATCGTATCGCATGATAAAATGTTTTTGGATAATGTTACTAATCGTACTATCGAGATAAGTTTAGGACGTATTTATGACTATCCAAAGCCTTACACACAATACTTAGTGTTAAGAGAAGAAATTAGAACACAACAATTAGCGTCTCAAAAAAATCAACAAAAACAAATTGAGCAAACTGAAAAGTTAATCGAGAAGTTTAGAGCAAAAGCTAGTAAAGCAACGATGGCCCAGTCTTTAATG
This portion of the Olleya sp. Bg11-27 genome encodes:
- a CDS encoding NAD(P)/FAD-dependent oxidoreductase, which codes for MKVDYIIVGCGLAGISFCEKLKEQNKSFIVFDDNSQQSSVVAGGLYNPVTLKRFTPVWKSELQLEVALPVYRKLEETLDVRLDFKIPVKRRFTSLEEQNNWFGASDKEGLKPFLNTSLFENINPKIDADFKLGEVLHTGRLDTKQLIKSYKRYLLDAELLVTDTFDHDALVVHDNQIAYKDVTANQIIFAEGFGIKQNPYFKDLPLGGTKGQLLTIHAPDLKLDYVLKSSVFVIPLGQDTYRVGSTYEQKDKTNTITPEAREMLLDKLKTFIKCDFEVLSQVAGVRPTVKDRKPLVGRHPVANNVYLFNGLGSRGVMIAPYMANQLFDFIENEGALDKEIDCLRFF
- a CDS encoding DUF983 domain-containing protein; this encodes MFKKGSKLYSIFTGACPKCHKESMYTDTNPYHVSQLFSMHERCTHCNTKYKIEPSFFYGSMYVSYGVGIAFAVAAFVISYFFLGSTPNVAFIAIVCTLIVFYPIIVRLSRNIWINIFMSYDKKLAFKNKKLDSK